TACCGAAAACGCCATCCTCTAGGTGAATAAAAATGGATATTCTACTGGTGGATGGTTATAACATGATAGGTGCGTGGCCCGACCTAAGAAAGCTTAGAGATAATGATTTAGCGGGTGCTCGAGACCTGTTAATTGAAAAGATGGCAGAGTATCAAGCATATATGGGGTATCGTGTCATTATTGTCTTCGATGCTCATATGGTCGAAGGAATTGAAAAGAAGGCAAAAAATCATAAGGTTGACGTTGTATTTACACGAGAAAATGAAACAGCGGATGAGTACATTGAAAAGCTAGCTCAAGAGCTAAACAATGTAAAGACACAGATTCATGTTGCTACATCTGATTTTACGGAGCAGTGGGCAATCTTTGGACAAGGTGCGCTTAGAATTTCTGCTCGAGAATTATACAACGAAATTGAGCAAATTGAGAAACATATTAATCTTGATGTGAAGTCTATTCAAAATCAAAAGCCAGCGGCACGCATTCAACTTTCCAATCAAGTAGCCGAAATTTTCGAAAAATGGCGCCGGGGACAGCGGTGAGGTTATTGACGGTACGGAATTAGCTACTGTATAATATTTCTATCTACTGTGCGGTCGGGGGGATCGATATGGGCGATACTTATGGGAGAAAACTGCATGCTCATTTCGAACAACAAGAGGATGAAACAGTTGTCGATCTTGTGCATAAAGGCGATATTGACGCATTAGAGTATTTGATTCATAAATACAAAAACTTTGTGCGAGCAAAGGCGCGGTCGTATTTTTTAATTGGGGCAGACCGTGAAGATATTGTACAAGAAGGTATGATAGGGTTATACAAGGCAATTAGAGATTTTAGAGAAGATAAGCTAACTTCGTTTAAAGCTTTTGCTGAACTTTGCATTACCAGGCAAATTATTACCGCTATTAAAACCGCAACAAGGCAAAAACATATTCCATTAAACTCTTATGTATCATTGGACAAGCCAATATATGATGAAGAGTCCGACCGAACCTTAATGGATGTTATTTCGGGGACAAAAGTAGCAAATCCAGAAGAGCTGCTCATTAATCGAGAGAAGTTTGATGATATTGAATTAAAGATGGCTGAACTGTTAAGTGATCTTGAGCGAAAAGTTCTCGTTCTTTATTTAGA
The genomic region above belongs to Priestia megaterium and contains:
- the sigH gene encoding RNA polymerase sporulation sigma factor SigH yields the protein MGDTYGRKLHAHFEQQEDETVVDLVHKGDIDALEYLIHKYKNFVRAKARSYFLIGADREDIVQEGMIGLYKAIRDFREDKLTSFKAFAELCITRQIITAIKTATRQKHIPLNSYVSLDKPIYDEESDRTLMDVISGTKVANPEELLINREKFDDIELKMAELLSDLERKVLVLYLDGQSYQEISEELNRHVKSIDNALQRVKRKLERYLEIREITM
- a CDS encoding NYN domain-containing protein, with translation MDILLVDGYNMIGAWPDLRKLRDNDLAGARDLLIEKMAEYQAYMGYRVIIVFDAHMVEGIEKKAKNHKVDVVFTRENETADEYIEKLAQELNNVKTQIHVATSDFTEQWAIFGQGALRISARELYNEIEQIEKHINLDVKSIQNQKPAARIQLSNQVAEIFEKWRRGQR